From the genome of Nicotiana sylvestris chromosome 2, ASM39365v2, whole genome shotgun sequence, one region includes:
- the LOC138885254 gene encoding uncharacterized protein — protein sequence MTGSENSVESEKTAHHMLKEAMANMEKMKLETNEMQLAMAKVQKGPEPPVTPTPPPGHTPEYPSPGLSTSFPSYHYYQGRDVYDPQAPPPNQNPPPPNVPVFVAPPLATLQRSSSEPLFQVHDTQYFPPKPTFKAPEPYTYTPQFGIPEEAEKQVKNTEHEEVIRKVKSLEQSFRNMHGLGHQVSVAYKDLCPFPNVQLPAWFKMPKFDLYEGHGDPVAHLRGFCSKMRGAGGKDELLIAYFGQSLSGSALEWL from the exons atgactggctcagaaaatagtgttgagtcggaaaaaaCGGCACATCATATGCTGAAGGAGGCGATGGCCAATATGGAAAAAATGAAATTGGAAACgaatgaaatgcagctagccatggctaaggtGCAAAAAGGGCCCGAACCACCTGTCACTCCTACTcccccaccaggacacacgccggaatacccttcccCCGGCCTTTCAACAAGCTTCCCAAGCTACCACTACTATCAGGGGAGAGATgtctatgatccccaagctccgccacccaatcagaaccctccaccaccaaatgttcctgtctttgtggcacctcccctaGCCACATTACAAAGATCGTCTAGTGAACCACTGTTCCAagttcacgacacccaatattttcCTCCTAAACCCACTTTTAAAGCTCCTGAGCCATACACATATACACCCCAATTTGGGATCCCAGAGGAAGCTGAGAAACAGGTTAAGAACACAGAACATGAGGAGGTGAttcgaaaggtcaaaagcctggagcaatccttcaggaacatgcacgggttaggccaccaggtcagcgtggcctacaaggatctatgccctttccctaaCGTCCAATTGCCAGCatggttcaagatgcccaagttcgatttatacgaagggcatggcgatcctgtggcacatctacggggtttttgtagcaagatgagaggagctggTGGCAAAgacgagctgctgatagcttactttggccaaagcctaagtgggtcagcactggaatg gttgtaa